The following coding sequences lie in one Sorex araneus isolate mSorAra2 chromosome 4, mSorAra2.pri, whole genome shotgun sequence genomic window:
- the RPF2 gene encoding ribosome production factor 2 homolog, translating to MDALDRVVKPKTKRAKRFLEKREPKLNENIKNAMLIKGGNANLIVTQVLRDMYALKKPYGVLYKKKNITRPFEDQTSLEFFSKKSDCSLFMFGSHNKKRPNNLVIGRMYDYHVLDMIELGIEKFASLKDIKNSKCPEGTKPMLVFAGDDFDTTEDYRRLKNLLIDFFRGPTVSNIRLAGLEYVLHFTALNGKIYFRSYKLLLKSGCKTPRVELEEMGPSLDLVLRRTHLASDDLYKLAMKVPKALKPKKKKNISHDTFGTTYGRIHMQKQDLSKLQTRKMKGLKKRPAEKITEDQEKKSKRIKPN from the exons aaaACCCAAAACGAAGAGAGCCAAGAGATTTCTTGAGAAGAGAGAACCGAAGctcaatgaaaatattaaaaatgccaTGCTGATTAAAGGGGGAAATGCAAACTTAATAGTGACCCAAGTACTTAGAGATATG TATGCATTGAAAAAACCATATGGTGTTCTGTATAAAAA GAAAAATATTACGAGACCATTTGAAGATCAGACTTCATTG GAATTCTTTTCAAAGAAATCAGATTGTTCTTTATTTATGTTTGGCTCCCATAATAAGAAGCGGCCAAACAATCTCGTAATCG GTCGTATGTATGACTACCATGTGCTGGATATGATTGAATTAGGTATCGAGAAGTTTGCTTCTCTAAAAGATATTAAG AATAGTAAATGTCCTGAGGGAACGAAGCCCATGTTGGTATTTGCTGGCGATGACTTCGATACCACAGAAGACTATCGAAGGTTAAAAAACCTTCTTATTG ATTTCTTCAGAGGCCCCACAGTATCAAATATCCGCCTGGCTGGTTTAGAGTATGTTCTGCACTTCACTGCACTCAACGGGAAGATTTACTTTCGAAGCTATAA GTTGCTCTTGAAATCCGGTTGCAAAACACCACGGGTCGAGCTGGAAGAGATGGGACCCTCGTTAGATTTGGTTCTGAGGAGGACACATCTGGCTTCAGATGACCTTTATAAGTTAGCTATGAAAGTGCCCAAAGCCCTCAAG ccaaagaagaagaaaaatatctccCATGATACTTTCGGTACAACTTATGGAAGGATTCACATGCAGAAGCAAGATCTAAGTAAACTACAAACCAGGAAAATGAAAGGGTTGAAGAAGCGACCTGCAGAAAAGATAACAGAAGACCAGGAGAAAAAGTCAAAGCGAATTAAACCAAATTGA